A single window of Martelella sp. NC20 DNA harbors:
- a CDS encoding 3-methyl-2-oxobutanoate dehydrogenase (2-methylpropanoyl-transferring) subunit alpha, translated as MKAPHSPLSLSVPEPEFRPGDKPDFSWVEVDGAGEVRRPAIDEDPQGMRDLAFSIIRVLNREGEAVGPWAGLLNDEELKTGLKDMMTLRIYDARMVIAQRQGKCSFYMQHLGEEAISCAFGKALEAGDMNFPTYRQAGLLIAAGYPMTSMMNQVYSNDGDSARGRQLPVFYSSRQHGFFSISGNLATQYIQAVGWAMASAISGDDKIAAAWIGDGSTAESDFHAGLVFASTYKAPVVLNIVNNQWAISTFQGIARGGSGTLAARGHGFGIPSLRVDGNDFLAVHAVAKWAAERARRNLGPTLVEYVTYRAGGHSTSDDPTAYRPKEESDAWPLGDPILRLKAHLIARGIWSEERHVQAEAEIMETVLKAQKTSEAIGTLQSGRMPSQRDIFEDVFEVMPPHLVRQRHQAGY; from the coding sequence ATGAAAGCCCCCCATTCGCCCTTGTCCTTGAGCGTGCCGGAACCCGAATTCCGGCCCGGCGACAAGCCTGATTTTTCCTGGGTTGAGGTCGATGGCGCCGGCGAGGTGCGTCGCCCCGCGATTGACGAGGATCCGCAAGGCATGCGCGACCTGGCCTTCTCGATTATCCGCGTTTTGAACCGCGAAGGAGAGGCTGTCGGTCCCTGGGCGGGCTTGCTGAACGATGAGGAACTGAAAACCGGGCTGAAGGACATGATGACGCTGCGTATCTATGACGCGCGCATGGTGATTGCCCAGCGTCAGGGCAAGTGCTCCTTCTACATGCAGCATCTGGGTGAGGAAGCGATCAGCTGTGCATTCGGCAAGGCTCTTGAAGCCGGAGACATGAATTTCCCGACCTATCGCCAGGCTGGTCTGTTGATTGCGGCCGGCTATCCGATGACCTCGATGATGAACCAGGTCTATTCCAATGACGGCGACAGTGCGCGCGGGCGGCAGTTGCCGGTGTTCTATTCTTCCAGGCAACACGGCTTCTTTTCGATATCCGGCAATCTCGCGACCCAGTACATTCAGGCCGTTGGCTGGGCGATGGCTTCGGCGATCTCGGGTGACGACAAGATTGCCGCCGCTTGGATCGGCGACGGCTCGACGGCAGAAAGCGACTTTCACGCCGGGCTTGTATTCGCATCGACCTACAAGGCCCCGGTGGTCCTCAATATCGTCAACAATCAATGGGCGATTTCCACGTTTCAGGGCATAGCACGCGGCGGTTCGGGAACCCTGGCGGCGCGCGGTCACGGCTTCGGCATTCCGTCGCTGCGCGTTGACGGCAATGACTTTCTCGCCGTTCACGCGGTGGCGAAATGGGCTGCCGAACGCGCCCGGCGCAATCTCGGCCCCACCCTTGTCGAGTATGTAACCTATCGTGCGGGCGGGCATTCCACCTCCGATGACCCCACAGCCTATCGCCCCAAGGAGGAAAGCGATGCCTGGCCGCTAGGTGATCCCATCCTGCGGCTCAAAGCGCACCTGATTGCCCGTGGGATATGGAGCGAAGAGCGCCATGTGCAGGCCGAGGCGGAAATCATGGAGACTGTCCTGAAAGCCCAGAAGACATCTGAAGCCATCGGCACGCTGCAATCCGGTCGGATGCCTTCACAGCGCGACATCTTCGAGGACGTCTTCGAGGTGATGCCGCCGCATCTCGTCCGCCAACGACATCAGGCGGGGTATTGA
- a CDS encoding alpha-ketoacid dehydrogenase subunit beta, with the protein MTRRTMIEAIQNAQDVAMDADEKVVVFGEDVGYFGGVFRCTAGLQKKYGNHRCFDTPISELGIVGAAVGMAAYGLRPCVEIQFADYMYPGYDQIVSEAARLRYRSAGEFTCPLVIRMPTGGGIFGAQTHSQSPEALFTHVAGLKTIVPSNPYDAKGLLLAAIEDPDPVIFLEPKRLYNGPFDGHHDRPVTPWKKHALSEVPDDHYTVPLGKAAIRREGKALTVLTYGTMVYVALAAVEESGIDAEVIDLRTLLPLDEETITESVKKTGRCVIVHEATRTSGFGAELAAIVQERCFYHLEAGIERVAGWDTPYPHAQEWDYFPSPARVKQAYARVMQEA; encoded by the coding sequence ATGACGCGACGCACGATGATCGAGGCAATCCAGAATGCGCAGGATGTCGCTATGGACGCCGATGAAAAGGTGGTCGTCTTCGGCGAGGACGTCGGCTATTTTGGCGGCGTGTTTCGCTGCACGGCGGGCCTGCAGAAGAAATACGGCAATCACCGTTGCTTTGACACGCCGATCAGCGAATTGGGCATTGTTGGCGCAGCAGTCGGCATGGCGGCCTATGGCTTGCGTCCCTGCGTCGAGATCCAGTTCGCCGATTACATGTATCCCGGCTATGACCAGATCGTGTCGGAGGCGGCACGACTGCGCTATCGCTCGGCTGGTGAATTCACCTGTCCGCTGGTGATCCGCATGCCCACAGGTGGCGGCATCTTCGGTGCGCAGACCCACAGCCAAAGCCCCGAAGCGCTTTTTACCCATGTCGCAGGTCTAAAAACGATCGTGCCGTCGAACCCTTATGACGCCAAAGGGCTTCTGCTCGCAGCCATTGAAGACCCTGATCCGGTCATTTTTCTGGAACCCAAACGCCTCTACAACGGACCTTTTGATGGGCATCACGACCGACCGGTAACGCCGTGGAAAAAGCATGCGCTCTCCGAGGTGCCGGACGATCACTATACCGTGCCGCTCGGCAAGGCCGCGATCCGGCGTGAGGGCAAGGCACTGACCGTCCTGACCTATGGAACCATGGTCTATGTGGCGCTGGCGGCGGTGGAGGAAAGCGGCATCGACGCCGAAGTCATCGATTTGCGCACGCTTTTGCCGCTCGATGAGGAAACCATCACTGAATCGGTAAAGAAAACCGGACGGTGCGTCATCGTTCATGAAGCGACACGAACATCGGGGTTTGGCGCGGAACTGGCCGCCATAGTTCAGGAGCGCTGCTTCTATCACCTCGAAGCCGGTATCGAGAGGGTTGCCGGCTGGGACACGCCATATCCGCATGCGCAGGAATGGGATTATTTTCCCAGCCCCGCGCGCGTGAAACAGGCGTATGCACGTGTGATGCAGGAGGCTTAG
- a CDS encoding dihydrolipoamide acetyltransferase family protein: protein MGTYAIRMPDVGEGIAEAELVEWQVKPGDIVREDDVIAAVMTDKATVEIPTAVSGKVIWLAGDIGDRIAVGAELIHLDVEGEGNYTGPLKSGSGEPTTKIGNQENGAADAPRKAPEVETPPAPSPDPVKQTRTATVENERKQSFSPARVVATRPVASPSVRKRALDTGIDLRLVPGSGPAGRITHDDLTDYSGDADIATAAAGPHRKTAVEDIKVVGLRRKIAERMAAANSHIPHITIVEEVDVTALEDLRRLLNGDHAVVRGKLTMLPFIMRAIVRAVAEQPGLNAHFLDDENIIRQFEPVHIGIATQTPNGLMVPVVRHAEAMGLWDAATEIARLAEAARKGAATRQELSGSTISISSLGALGALATTPIINRPEVAIVGINKIARRPIWIEGAFEPRQMMNISCSFDHRVIDGWDAAVFVQKLKVLLEGPAVMFVEG from the coding sequence ATGGGCACATATGCGATCAGAATGCCAGATGTCGGCGAGGGTATTGCAGAGGCCGAGCTGGTCGAATGGCAGGTCAAGCCGGGCGATATCGTCCGTGAAGACGACGTAATCGCCGCCGTGATGACGGACAAGGCGACGGTAGAAATTCCCACGGCCGTAAGCGGCAAGGTGATCTGGCTCGCAGGGGACATAGGAGACCGGATTGCCGTCGGCGCCGAACTCATCCACCTCGATGTGGAAGGCGAAGGCAATTATACCGGGCCGTTGAAATCCGGATCTGGCGAGCCCACCACGAAAATTGGCAACCAAGAGAACGGAGCGGCTGATGCCCCCCGGAAGGCACCAGAGGTGGAGACGCCTCCCGCGCCGTCGCCGGATCCGGTCAAACAAACAAGAACGGCCACGGTCGAGAACGAACGAAAACAGTCATTTTCACCCGCCCGTGTTGTCGCAACGCGACCGGTCGCATCTCCCTCCGTACGCAAGCGCGCCCTTGATACGGGGATCGACTTGCGGCTTGTACCCGGCTCCGGCCCTGCGGGGCGGATCACCCATGACGATCTCACCGACTATTCGGGGGATGCCGATATCGCGACAGCCGCAGCGGGCCCACACCGCAAAACCGCTGTGGAGGATATCAAGGTCGTGGGACTGAGGCGGAAAATCGCCGAGCGCATGGCAGCCGCCAATAGCCATATCCCGCATATCACCATCGTCGAGGAGGTGGACGTTACCGCGCTGGAAGACTTGCGCAGGCTGTTGAATGGGGATCACGCGGTCGTGCGGGGCAAACTGACGATGCTGCCTTTCATCATGCGCGCAATTGTGCGCGCCGTCGCCGAACAACCCGGCCTGAATGCACATTTTCTCGATGACGAGAATATTATCCGCCAGTTCGAGCCAGTTCACATCGGCATCGCCACGCAAACACCGAACGGCCTTATGGTGCCAGTCGTCCGCCATGCTGAAGCAATGGGGCTCTGGGACGCAGCAACAGAAATCGCGAGGTTGGCCGAGGCCGCGCGCAAGGGTGCTGCCACCCGCCAGGAACTGAGTGGCTCAACGATCTCGATTTCGTCGCTGGGTGCACTCGGCGCGCTGGCAACGACACCGATCATCAACCGCCCGGAAGTCGCCATTGTCGGCATCAACAAAATTGCGCGGCGGCCTATCTGGATCGAGGGCGCGTTCGAGCCGCGCCAGATGATGAATATTTCATGCAGTTTCGATCACAGGGTGATCGATGGCTGGGACGCCGCGGTTTTCGTGCAGAAATTGAAGGTGCTGCTCGAAGGTCCCGCAGTCATGTTTGTCGAGGGATAG
- the lpdA gene encoding dihydrolipoyl dehydrogenase translates to MDEIKCRVLVIGAGPGGYVCAIRAGQLGLDTVIVDAGSVGGTCLNIGCVPSKALIHAGEEFARARSFGANNELGIAAGAPTIDLPSTIRWKDKIVSRLTSGVGGLLKKAKVRQFTGHARFVDGKTVDLTTENGIIRIRAEHVVIATGSQPISLPQLPFGGDTISSTQALSLQAVPEKLAVVGGGYIGLEIGTAYQKLGSRVTVIERGERILPQYDAALTKPVANRLAALGMEVLTGASAEGLTENGNALRVRIGTTMREIAADKILVTVGRNPLTQGWGLEELDLEMDGRFIRVDDRCRTSMREVYAIGDVTGEPMLAHRAMAQGTLVAEFISGARRRWNHVSVPAVCFTDPEIVTVGLSPEEAARQGTDVDVAIFPFSANARAMTMQDDSGFVRMACRKSDGLVVGIQAVGNGVSELSAAFGLALEMGAVAEDVAATIHAHPTLGEAFQEAALRVLGRALHV, encoded by the coding sequence ATGGACGAAATCAAGTGCAGGGTACTGGTGATCGGCGCCGGGCCGGGGGGCTATGTTTGCGCGATCCGCGCGGGGCAACTGGGTCTCGACACCGTCATAGTGGATGCCGGCAGCGTGGGCGGGACCTGCCTCAATATTGGCTGCGTCCCTTCCAAGGCTCTCATTCATGCGGGCGAGGAGTTTGCGCGGGCAAGGTCTTTCGGGGCGAACAACGAATTGGGCATCGCCGCCGGCGCCCCCACCATTGACCTGCCTTCGACAATCAGATGGAAAGACAAGATCGTGTCGCGGCTGACATCGGGGGTCGGCGGCCTTCTCAAGAAGGCCAAGGTGCGCCAGTTTACCGGCCATGCGCGTTTTGTCGACGGGAAAACGGTAGACCTGACGACCGAAAACGGCATCATCCGCATACGCGCCGAGCATGTGGTTATCGCCACCGGTTCCCAGCCGATCAGCCTGCCGCAACTGCCTTTTGGCGGCGACACGATTTCATCGACCCAAGCCCTGTCGCTCCAGGCCGTGCCTGAAAAACTGGCTGTTGTCGGCGGTGGCTATATCGGGCTCGAAATCGGGACCGCGTATCAGAAACTTGGTTCCCGGGTGACCGTGATTGAACGCGGCGAGCGCATTCTGCCGCAATATGATGCGGCATTGACAAAACCCGTCGCCAACCGGCTGGCCGCGCTTGGAATGGAGGTACTGACCGGCGCAAGCGCTGAAGGTTTGACGGAAAACGGCAATGCGCTGCGTGTCAGGATCGGCACAACAATGCGCGAGATTGCTGCCGACAAGATACTGGTCACGGTCGGGCGTAATCCACTCACGCAAGGATGGGGGCTTGAGGAGCTGGATCTCGAGATGGATGGCCGTTTCATTCGTGTCGATGACCGGTGCAGGACATCCATGCGCGAAGTCTACGCAATCGGCGATGTTACCGGTGAACCGATGCTTGCGCATCGCGCCATGGCGCAGGGAACGCTGGTTGCAGAATTTATTTCGGGCGCCAGAAGACGCTGGAACCATGTGTCGGTCCCGGCGGTCTGTTTCACCGACCCCGAGATTGTCACCGTCGGCCTCTCGCCGGAGGAGGCGGCACGACAGGGGACCGACGTCGATGTGGCGATTTTCCCGTTTTCCGCCAACGCGCGCGCAATGACGATGCAGGACGACAGCGGATTTGTGCGGATGGCCTGCCGTAAGTCCGATGGACTGGTGGTCGGCATTCAGGCGGTCGGAAACGGCGTATCTGAACTGAGCGCGGCCTTCGGTCTGGCGCTCGAAATGGGGGCGGTGGCGGAAGACGTGGCTGCAACCATCCATGCCCATCCGACGCTTGGAGAGGCTTTTCAGGAAGCGGCTCTGCGCGTGCTGGGACGCGCGCTGCATGTCTGA
- a CDS encoding GlxA family transcriptional regulator, translating to MIAILIFPDFQLLDATGPASVFEIAQRFVPVPPNIRMVTAQPGPVRSSSGVEVLASGLRADRAITTLVVAGGLGVENLLACDKTMSFIRRMARRGVRIASVCSGAYLLAQAGLLKGRKATTHWCRTQDFVTRFPDVRLDPERIFLRDGNIWTSAGITAGIDLALAIVAEDFGDDIAKETARQLVLYHRRGGGQSQFSSLLELKTPDGRFAPLLSWVRENLDKRHTVESLAERAGLSPRHFARVFTAETGATPSKAIERLRLEVARERVQSSGELIERVAETTGFGDAERMRRAFVRAFGHPPQSVRRSARSE from the coding sequence TTGATCGCCATACTGATCTTTCCCGATTTTCAGTTACTCGATGCTACCGGCCCGGCCTCGGTGTTCGAGATCGCGCAGCGCTTTGTCCCCGTTCCGCCGAATATCCGAATGGTCACCGCGCAACCCGGCCCGGTGCGCAGTTCATCCGGCGTCGAGGTTCTCGCCTCGGGCCTCAGGGCGGACCGAGCGATCACCACGCTTGTGGTGGCCGGAGGCCTCGGCGTGGAAAACCTGTTGGCTTGCGACAAGACCATGTCTTTCATTCGCAGGATGGCCAGGCGAGGGGTGAGAATTGCGAGCGTATGCTCTGGCGCCTACCTGCTTGCGCAAGCTGGTTTGCTGAAAGGCCGAAAGGCAACGACGCACTGGTGCCGCACCCAGGACTTCGTGACGCGTTTCCCGGATGTCAGGCTCGACCCGGAGCGGATTTTTCTGCGGGACGGAAACATCTGGACATCTGCGGGGATCACCGCCGGCATAGACCTCGCGCTGGCGATCGTCGCTGAAGATTTCGGTGATGATATCGCCAAGGAAACCGCGCGCCAGCTCGTGCTTTATCATCGGCGTGGCGGCGGGCAGTCCCAGTTCTCGTCATTGCTCGAGTTGAAGACACCGGATGGCCGCTTTGCGCCCTTGCTTTCATGGGTGCGCGAAAATCTCGACAAGCGCCATACGGTGGAAAGCCTTGCCGAGCGCGCAGGTCTCAGTCCTCGTCATTTCGCTCGCGTGTTTACTGCGGAAACGGGCGCCACGCCGTCGAAAGCGATCGAGCGGTTGCGGCTGGAGGTAGCACGAGAGCGTGTGCAGTCCTCTGGGGAGTTGATCGAGCGCGTGGCGGAAACGACCGGCTTCGGCGATGCGGAGCGCATGAGGCGCGCATTCGTGCGCGCATTCGGCCACCCGCCGCAATCGGTACGCAGGTCGGCACGTTCAGAATAG
- a CDS encoding DJ-1/PfpI family protein, with amino-acid sequence MPKPLQIGLLVFPNITQLDMTGPLQVFASHPDAEVHLLWKSLDPVQSDTPLFITPTMTLADCPPLDVICVPGGYGTDDLLADEEVLSFLRRQAENAQYVTSVCTGSIVLAAAGLLKGYRAATHWSAREALPMLGAIVSTERVCIDRNRITGGGVTAGIDLGLTVIAELVSQQAAETIQLRIEYNPAPPFDAGSPDTAPAEVLAIMQDRIKTAKKRRLKLVAEAAARM; translated from the coding sequence ATGCCCAAACCCCTGCAAATCGGCCTTCTCGTCTTCCCAAACATCACCCAGCTGGACATGACCGGCCCGCTTCAGGTTTTCGCAAGTCATCCCGACGCAGAAGTGCATCTTCTCTGGAAGAGCCTCGATCCGGTTCAAAGCGATACGCCACTTTTCATCACCCCGACGATGACGCTCGCAGACTGCCCTCCCCTCGACGTCATCTGCGTGCCGGGCGGCTATGGAACCGATGATCTGCTCGCTGACGAGGAAGTGCTGTCATTCCTGCGTCGGCAAGCTGAAAATGCGCAATATGTCACCTCGGTCTGCACAGGCTCCATCGTGCTCGCTGCCGCAGGACTGCTCAAGGGATACCGGGCCGCGACCCACTGGAGCGCGCGTGAAGCCCTGCCCATGCTCGGCGCAATCGTGTCGACGGAACGGGTCTGCATCGACCGCAATCGCATTACCGGTGGCGGCGTCACCGCCGGCATCGATCTCGGTCTGACGGTCATCGCCGAACTTGTGAGCCAACAGGCCGCCGAAACGATCCAGCTGCGCATCGAATACAACCCGGCGCCGCCTTTCGATGCCGGCTCCCCCGACACCGCTCCCGCAGAGGTGCTGGCCATCATGCAAGACAGGATCAAGACAGCCAAGAAACGCCGCCTGAAACTCGTTGCTGAGGCCGCCGCACGGATGTGA
- a CDS encoding NAD(P)/FAD-dependent oxidoreductase: MSEIIVLGAGMVGVATALSLQARGHDCVIVDRSPPGRETSYGNAGIIQAEAVEPYSLPANPLLLLAMALGRKNAVRVDWLTLPAQVPALLSYWRSSMPGSLRKIIPVWRGLIEEAIPRHAALIEAAGAGNLVRENGYWEAYETEAGLAAGVLAAERRRAIYGLEFTTADRDALQREEPALKRSLAGAINWSAAWSCADPGELVGSYAALFEKRGGRIISGDAASLERSGHRWSVAGETAAAVVVSLGPWSPQLVSRFGYHVPMVRKRGYHRHYRSDETLSRPMMLSDHSVVMSPMLKGLRIASAAELSSAAPSDDPRQLLRGEAVVRTLLDIGEPVEAKPWSGTRPCLPGMLPLVCKAPRHEGLWFHFGHGHQGFTLGPVTAERLARAFDGDGSAIKGLDAALLR, encoded by the coding sequence ATGTCGGAGATCATCGTTCTTGGTGCCGGAATGGTCGGCGTCGCAACAGCCCTCTCACTGCAGGCGAGAGGGCATGATTGCGTCATCGTTGATCGGTCGCCGCCAGGGAGGGAAACCAGCTACGGCAATGCCGGTATCATTCAAGCAGAGGCTGTCGAACCCTATTCATTGCCGGCCAACCCGCTGCTGCTGCTGGCAATGGCGCTCGGCCGCAAGAACGCGGTTCGCGTTGACTGGCTGACGCTTCCCGCGCAGGTGCCGGCGCTCCTGTCCTACTGGCGTTCGTCGATGCCCGGTTCGCTTCGCAAGATCATTCCCGTCTGGCGGGGGTTAATCGAGGAAGCCATCCCGCGCCACGCGGCGTTGATCGAGGCTGCGGGCGCTGGAAACCTGGTCCGCGAGAACGGCTACTGGGAAGCCTATGAAACGGAGGCAGGTCTGGCCGCAGGTGTGCTGGCGGCCGAGCGGCGGAGAGCAATCTACGGGCTTGAATTCACGACGGCCGACCGGGATGCGCTGCAGCGGGAGGAGCCGGCGCTAAAACGGTCGCTGGCTGGTGCAATAAACTGGTCGGCCGCCTGGTCGTGTGCTGATCCCGGCGAGCTCGTCGGCTCTTATGCCGCGCTGTTCGAAAAACGGGGCGGACGGATCATTTCCGGCGATGCCGCATCGCTTGAACGGTCTGGTCACAGGTGGTCCGTTGCCGGAGAAACCGCCGCCGCAGTGGTCGTTTCGCTCGGTCCCTGGTCGCCGCAACTCGTCAGTCGCTTCGGCTATCATGTCCCGATGGTGCGAAAGCGCGGCTATCATCGACATTACCGAAGCGACGAGACGTTGAGCCGGCCAATGATGCTTTCCGACCATTCCGTAGTCATGTCGCCAATGCTCAAGGGGCTGCGCATCGCATCTGCGGCCGAGCTTTCCAGCGCGGCACCAAGCGATGATCCGAGGCAGCTTTTGCGCGGCGAAGCGGTGGTGAGAACCTTGCTTGATATCGGCGAGCCGGTTGAGGCCAAGCCGTGGTCGGGGACCCGCCCGTGCCTTCCGGGAATGTTGCCGCTGGTCTGCAAGGCACCGCGACACGAGGGGTTGTGGTTCCATTTTGGTCACGGCCATCAAGGCTTCACGCTCGGGCCGGTCACCGCGGAGCGGCTGGCGCGTGCCTTTGACGGCGATGGCAGTGCGATCAAGGGGCTCGACGCGGCTCTGCTCCGGTAG
- a CDS encoding CobW family GTP-binding protein codes for MASFPVCEPVPVVLVTGFLGAGKTTLVNGLLEADHGLTLAAIVNDFGAINIDETLLSAAGQPVYGLANGCICCSLQGDLLRTLRFILAVKPHPDAIVIEASGTSDPRGIIETLCDPVLRDAVKLDAVVTVVDAEDFDERDALWRSQLYACDFVVLAKTEGAIPERLQVLDLILSEAKKAHVFKCGIKDRIPVDALLGNSRDRPSAFMARGPLPIRDERFRRLDWSHPEPVSLERFQSVIQHLVPVLVRAKGYVRVKGKAGTYLFQLVGRRASMAPVETQHLGSQLVFIGYAEKFDAEAAATELEALKRG; via the coding sequence GTGGCTAGTTTTCCGGTATGCGAGCCGGTGCCGGTAGTGCTGGTGACCGGATTTCTCGGCGCGGGAAAGACGACCCTGGTCAATGGACTGCTTGAGGCAGATCATGGACTGACGCTGGCGGCGATCGTCAACGACTTCGGAGCTATCAATATCGATGAGACGCTCCTGTCGGCGGCAGGGCAGCCGGTCTACGGCCTGGCCAATGGCTGCATCTGTTGTTCGCTGCAAGGCGATTTGCTGAGGACGCTGCGCTTCATCCTTGCCGTCAAGCCTCACCCCGATGCAATCGTCATCGAGGCGAGCGGCACTTCAGATCCGCGCGGAATCATCGAGACCCTTTGCGATCCGGTGCTGCGCGATGCGGTAAAGCTCGATGCGGTGGTGACGGTGGTCGATGCCGAAGACTTCGACGAAAGAGACGCGCTCTGGCGTTCCCAGCTCTATGCTTGTGATTTCGTGGTGCTGGCAAAGACTGAAGGCGCAATTCCCGAAAGGCTCCAGGTGCTCGATCTGATATTATCGGAGGCGAAAAAGGCGCACGTTTTCAAGTGCGGTATCAAGGACAGAATTCCTGTGGACGCTTTGCTCGGCAATAGTCGGGATCGCCCATCTGCGTTTATGGCGCGTGGGCCTCTACCAATTCGCGATGAACGTTTCCGGCGACTGGACTGGTCGCATCCGGAACCAGTTTCACTTGAACGGTTTCAAAGCGTGATTCAGCACCTCGTGCCGGTTCTGGTGCGGGCCAAAGGGTATGTGAGGGTGAAGGGAAAAGCCGGGACCTATCTCTTCCAGCTGGTCGGTCGCCGCGCCAGCATGGCGCCTGTCGAAACACAGCATCTCGGTTCGCAACTCGTCTTCATCGGATACGCGGAAAAATTCGATGCAGAGGCTGCTGCCACTGAGCTTGAAGCCCTGAAGCGCGGATAA
- a CDS encoding amidohydrolase family protein, which produces MGSIEYDLLIKGGRVIDPESGCDEIADVGIRAGKIVKIGALQSGRSIIDGSGKVVCPGFIDLHAHGQSVAADWMQAFDGVTTALELEVGALPVAAWYESQQARGRVLNYGAAASWIFARKQVMGGIVPVPGKHPMEMMGEGADNRGGWSSDVADPTCVADICSIVEAGIREGGIGIGIPSGYASGAGVKEMTQICSLAARYGMPTFTHIPFMSNVDPESSEEAYIRIIGYAAATGAHMHICHLNSTSLGDIARCRELLLNAQARGLPITVEAYPYGTGSTVVSASFFAAPDFTQRTGSGYDSIELVHNRHHMRDRDELMAVRSEEPAALVAWHFLDVEADEANQRLLDLSVLYPGGIIASDAMPWVEPDGTIYRGEEWPLPPTLSAHPRSAGTFTRFLGEYCRLGGKIGLVEAIAKCTVLPARVLEPCLPAFRRKGRLQEGCDADIVVFDPATISDRAHFADMTRSAVGMEAVIVGGTPVIVHGELDTAVRPGRPQRTEVARG; this is translated from the coding sequence ATGGGCAGTATTGAATACGACCTCCTGATCAAGGGCGGGCGGGTGATCGATCCCGAAAGCGGTTGCGACGAGATCGCCGATGTCGGCATTCGTGCCGGCAAGATCGTGAAGATCGGTGCGCTTCAGTCTGGCAGAAGCATCATCGACGGGTCGGGCAAGGTTGTCTGTCCGGGCTTCATCGACCTCCATGCCCATGGCCAGTCGGTGGCGGCCGACTGGATGCAGGCGTTCGACGGGGTAACGACGGCGCTTGAACTCGAAGTCGGCGCGCTGCCGGTTGCCGCCTGGTACGAAAGCCAGCAAGCCAGAGGACGGGTTCTCAATTATGGCGCAGCCGCAAGCTGGATTTTCGCGCGAAAGCAGGTGATGGGCGGGATCGTACCCGTTCCCGGCAAGCATCCGATGGAGATGATGGGCGAGGGGGCCGACAATCGCGGCGGCTGGTCGAGCGACGTCGCCGATCCAACGTGCGTTGCCGACATCTGTTCCATTGTCGAGGCGGGAATACGCGAAGGGGGCATCGGCATCGGAATTCCGAGCGGTTATGCTTCGGGCGCCGGCGTCAAGGAGATGACGCAAATCTGCAGCCTTGCCGCGCGCTACGGGATGCCGACTTTCACGCATATTCCGTTCATGTCGAATGTCGATCCTGAGAGCTCGGAAGAGGCTTACATCCGCATTATCGGTTACGCGGCTGCAACCGGCGCCCACATGCATATCTGCCATCTCAATTCGACGTCGCTCGGCGATATCGCCCGTTGCCGGGAGCTGTTGCTGAATGCCCAGGCCCGTGGTCTGCCGATTACCGTCGAAGCCTATCCCTATGGCACCGGTTCCACCGTGGTCTCTGCCAGTTTCTTCGCAGCCCCGGATTTTACCCAGCGCACGGGGTCCGGTTATGACAGCATCGAGCTTGTCCACAACCGCCACCACATGCGCGACCGCGACGAACTCATGGCTGTCCGCAGCGAGGAGCCGGCTGCCCTCGTTGCCTGGCATTTCCTTGATGTCGAAGCCGATGAAGCCAATCAGCGACTGCTGGATCTGTCGGTGCTCTATCCTGGCGGCATCATCGCATCCGATGCCATGCCGTGGGTCGAGCCCGACGGTACGATCTACCGGGGAGAGGAGTGGCCCCTGCCGCCAACGCTTTCCGCCCATCCGCGCTCTGCGGGCACGTTTACCAGGTTCCTTGGCGAGTATTGCCGGCTTGGCGGCAAGATCGGGCTTGTCGAGGCGATCGCCAAATGCACCGTCCTTCCCGCCCGTGTGCTCGAACCCTGCTTGCCCGCGTTCAGGCGCAAGGGACGTCTTCAGGAGGGTTGTGATGCCGATATCGTGGTTTTTGACCCGGCGACAATCTCCGACAGGGCGCACTTTGCTGATATGACGCGCTCTGCGGTCGGCATGGAAGCGGTCATCGTCGGTGGCACGCCGGTGATTGTCCACGGCGAACTGGACACGGCTGTCCGGCCGGGCAGGCCACAGAGGACGGAGGTGGCCCGTGGCTAG
- a CDS encoding Lrp/AsnC family transcriptional regulator — translation MKPLDAIDRKILRLLLEDARLSNTQIAERVGLSPSPCWQRIRRLESDGYITGYIAILDQALLGAAETVIIEITLDRHDDDVLEKFGRAMASMPEVLEVYLTTGEYDYLLKVAVDGTAGYEEFLRTRLYKVPGIRHSRSSFTLRCLKRMHSVIPN, via the coding sequence TTGAAACCCCTTGATGCAATCGATCGCAAAATTCTCAGGTTGCTGCTTGAGGACGCCCGCCTCTCCAATACCCAGATTGCCGAACGTGTCGGCTTGTCGCCAAGTCCGTGCTGGCAGCGCATCCGCAGACTTGAATCCGACGGCTACATCACCGGCTACATCGCAATACTGGACCAGGCCCTTCTCGGGGCTGCGGAGACTGTCATCATCGAGATCACGCTTGATCGCCACGATGATGACGTTCTCGAAAAATTCGGGCGCGCCATGGCGTCGATGCCAGAAGTGCTGGAGGTCTATCTCACCACCGGCGAGTATGACTATCTTCTGAAGGTCGCCGTCGACGGAACGGCGGGCTACGAGGAATTCCTGCGCACCAGACTTTACAAGGTTCCGGGCATACGCCATTCCCGCTCCAGTTTCACGCTGCGCTGCCTGAAGCGCATGCATTCGGTCATTCCCAACTGA